The nucleotide sequence GGCGCACAGCCGACTGACCGTATCTCGCGCATGTTGGAAGCCGCAGGCGAGCTGCCAAAGAAAGACCGCAGCAACCCCAAGAAGGGCACACCGGGCAAGGCTGCTCAGGCGCGCGCTGAAGAAAAAGCTGCTAAGGTTGCCGCTGCTGAAGAAGCCGCAAACGCCCCTGTGGAAGAAGCGCCAGTTGAAGAAGCTGCTGCTGCGGAAGAGTAAGACCTCTGAGCGTTGCCCCGGTTTGCGCCGGGGCAACACCCTTACCCTTTGGGACGCCCCATATGTTCCGCTTGCTGCGCACGATCATCTTGGTGATGTTTGCCTTTGTGGCGGGCATGTTGTTTGAACGTCAGGGCAACCAGAGCATCTGCGAAGAGGGTGGCGGGCTATGGATCGAGAATATCTGCGTTGGACCGGAGTTTGATTGATGAGCGATCGTGTCATTGTGGGGGCCATTGGCGGCGCATTTGGCGTTCAGGGCGAAGTGCGCCTGAAGTCCTATTGTGCCGATCCCCAAGCGATTGCTGACTACACCCCGCTTTATGCCGAGGATGGGCGCGCTTTTGCGCAGGTCGTTTTGACCGGGCAACTCAAGAATGGTTTCACAGCCCGTATGGATGGGGTTGTCACCAAGGAAGACGCCGACGCGCTGCGCAATGTGAACCTCTATGCCGCGCGCGATGTGATGCCGTCATTGCCGGACGACGAATACTATTATGCCGACCTGATTGGCCTGACCGTTGTCGATACCGGTGGTATCACCTTGGGAACGGTCAAGACTGTCATGGATCACGGGGCTGGGGATCTGCTTGAGATCATCGTGCCCGGCGCATCTGACACGGTGCTCTTGCCATTTACGCGGGCCGCCGTGCCAACGGTTGATCTGACGGCGAAACGGATCATCGCCGATCCACCGGACGGGTTGTTCGTCTCCGATGGCTGAAAAGACGCCAAAATCCGCTGGGCGCATTGCCGTCCGACCCACGCTGAAACCGCGTGAACTGTTGACAGATACGCCCGATATCGCCGGGTCCTGGACCGCGCAGATCATTACGCTGTTTCCACAGGCCTTTCCGGGGGTGCTGGGCGAGAGCCTTACTGGCAAAGCCCTGCAAGACGGTCTCTGGCAGCTGCAGACCTATGATCTCCGCGACTATGGCATCGGCAAACATCGCAATGTCGACGACA is from Yoonia sp. GPGPB17 and encodes:
- the rpsP gene encoding 30S ribosomal protein S16, with the translated sequence MAMKIRLARGGSKKRPFYAIVAADSRMPRDGRFIEKLGTYNPMLPKDSEERVKMNMERVKYWLGEGAQPTDRISRMLEAAGELPKKDRSNPKKGTPGKAAQARAEEKAAKVAAAEEAANAPVEEAPVEEAAAAEE
- the rimM gene encoding ribosome maturation factor RimM (Essential for efficient processing of 16S rRNA) yields the protein MSDRVIVGAIGGAFGVQGEVRLKSYCADPQAIADYTPLYAEDGRAFAQVVLTGQLKNGFTARMDGVVTKEDADALRNVNLYAARDVMPSLPDDEYYYADLIGLTVVDTGGITLGTVKTVMDHGAGDLLEIIVPGASDTVLLPFTRAAVPTVDLTAKRIIADPPDGLFVSDG